The genomic interval TCGGCTGCGGCGGTGGCATTTTAGCCGAAAGCATGGCAAAAGAAGGCGCTGTTGTGACGGGATTGGACATGGGCAAAGAACCCCTTGAGGTTGCTCGTCTGCATGCTCTTGAAACCGGTACCAAACTCACGTATATCCAAAGCACTATTGAAGATCACGCTGCTGAAAATGCACAAATGTACGATGTCGTGACATGCATGGAAATGCTAGAGCACGTTCCCGACCCACAGTCTGTAATTCGTTCTTGTGCCGCACTGGTTAAACCGGGCGGCCACGTGTTCTTTTCTACCTTAAATCGCAATATCAAATCGTATCTGTTTGCGATTGTTGGTGCGGAGAAACTATTGAAAATCGTTCCCGAAGGAACACACGACCATGACAAGTTCATCCGCCCTTCTGAATTGATTAAGATGATCGACCAAACCGATTTGTGTGAACAAGGCATCACCGGCTTGCACTACAACCCGCTGAGCGACACCTACAAATTAGGGCGTAATGTTGATGTCAATTACATCGTTCACACTCAGAAGTTTTAACGTAAAGTGAATGTAATTTTTAAAGGCAGTAGCACAAAACTACTGCCTTTTTTAGTTAAAGCATGCACGTTTTTTGTGCTTGCGATTCCATTTTAACCAAGCCAGTTTTCGCATACAAAAAAGCATAAAGATCAAGAAAAATATTTTCGTTTGCGGTTAAGAATAAACCGATCCAAAAATCACACTTTTCTTCATCCAAGTGCGCTCTTTTCTCATCGGTAAGTGTTTACTTACAGTTTTTTGTAATTTTGCAAGTTATCCACAAGTCATCCAGAGTCTGTGCCTTGAAAACCGATGCCAATAGCACTATCTTGTAACCCGAAAACATTAGTACCCCTATATGTTGTGTTTGAACTACAATATGTAGATAGACTTTGATCACAAAGCCACGAAGAAATTTACAGTTGTTTCAATAGAAACACACAAAAATAAGGCTTTTATCAGTTTTGTTAGGGAAAGAAAGCAGAATGAACCAACAACTTACCGTCACCAAGCGTGATGGCCGTAAAGAAAACATCGATCTAGAGAAGCTCCATCGCGTGATTACTTGGGCCGCCGAAGGCCTAGACAACGTCTCTGTTTCACAAGTAGAACTGCGCGCTCACATTCAGTTCTATGATGGCATCACGACGAGCGATATCCACGAGACTATCATCAAATCTGCTGCTGACTTGATTTCTGAAGAGACGCCAGATTACCAATATT from Vibrio vulnificus NBRC 15645 = ATCC 27562 carries:
- the ubiG gene encoding bifunctional 2-polyprenyl-6-hydroxyphenol methylase/3-demethylubiquinol 3-O-methyltransferase UbiG, with protein sequence MTKTQNVDPNEIKKFEDMASRWWDLEGEFKPLHQINPLRLDYVLSKADGLFGKKVLDVGCGGGILAESMAKEGAVVTGLDMGKEPLEVARLHALETGTKLTYIQSTIEDHAAENAQMYDVVTCMEMLEHVPDPQSVIRSCAALVKPGGHVFFSTLNRNIKSYLFAIVGAEKLLKIVPEGTHDHDKFIRPSELIKMIDQTDLCEQGITGLHYNPLSDTYKLGRNVDVNYIVHTQKF